A stretch of Pelagicoccus sp. SDUM812003 DNA encodes these proteins:
- the ald gene encoding alanine dehydrogenase, whose translation MIIGVVREKKSEENRVGLIPSGVEALRPFGHEILVETQAGAGSDFSDSAYEEAGAEILESNREVFQRSDLVVKVKEPLPEEYDLIRKGQILFTYFHFAASQELTEAMARSGCIALAYETIQEPNGYLPLLMPMSEVAGRMAIQQAAKYLEREHGGRGVLFGGVPGVAPANVVIIGAGVVGSNAARMAAGLGARVQVLDIDLQKLRHLSDTMPPNVISLMSNPANIRSALAEADVVVSSVLIPGSKSPKLVKREHLALMRKGAVIVDVAIDQGGSTETSRPTSHKDPIFVVDGIIHYCVTNMPGAMPVTSTLALTNATLPVLLEIANKGWRRSARERPAIAKGLNMVEGKITYQPVADAFDLPFHRLDTILDSTEESP comes from the coding sequence ATGATTATCGGAGTGGTGCGGGAGAAGAAGTCCGAGGAGAATCGCGTGGGCCTTATTCCATCAGGGGTCGAGGCCTTGCGCCCGTTCGGACACGAGATTCTAGTGGAGACGCAAGCTGGAGCGGGCAGCGACTTTTCCGATTCCGCCTACGAGGAAGCGGGAGCTGAGATTCTTGAGAGCAACCGCGAGGTCTTCCAGCGGAGCGATCTGGTGGTGAAGGTAAAGGAGCCTCTGCCGGAGGAGTACGACTTGATCCGCAAGGGGCAGATCCTTTTCACCTATTTCCACTTCGCGGCCTCCCAGGAACTGACCGAAGCCATGGCGCGTTCCGGCTGCATCGCCCTAGCCTATGAAACCATCCAAGAGCCAAACGGCTATCTTCCGCTCCTGATGCCGATGAGCGAAGTGGCAGGGCGCATGGCGATCCAGCAGGCCGCCAAGTACCTCGAGCGGGAACATGGCGGACGCGGGGTGCTCTTCGGCGGCGTGCCGGGCGTGGCTCCGGCAAACGTGGTAATCATCGGAGCGGGAGTCGTGGGAAGCAACGCGGCGCGGATGGCTGCCGGGCTGGGAGCCCGCGTGCAGGTGCTGGATATCGACCTGCAAAAGTTGCGGCATCTCTCCGACACCATGCCCCCGAACGTCATCTCCCTGATGTCGAATCCAGCGAACATTCGCTCAGCCCTGGCGGAGGCGGATGTCGTAGTATCCAGCGTTTTGATACCAGGCAGCAAGTCGCCCAAACTGGTCAAGCGCGAACACCTCGCCCTGATGCGCAAAGGAGCGGTGATCGTCGACGTAGCGATCGATCAGGGCGGCTCCACCGAGACTTCGCGGCCGACTAGCCACAAGGACCCGATCTTCGTGGTCGACGGCATCATCCACTACTGCGTGACCAACATGCCTGGAGCGATGCCCGTCACCTCCACCCTGGCGCTGACCAACGCCACTCTCCCCGTGCTGCTGGAAATCGCGAACAAGGGATGGCGACGAAGCGCTCGAGAGCGTCCAGCCATCGCCAAAGGGCTGAACATGGTGGAAGGGAAAATAACCTACCAGCCCGTCGCGGACGCCTTCGACCTGCCGTTCCATCGTTTGGATACGATTCTCGATTCGACTGAGGAATCGCCCTGA